A window of Bradyrhizobium sp. AZCC 1610 contains these coding sequences:
- a CDS encoding DUF2380 domain-containing protein has protein sequence MMHTATPWRASSLRSRASAALTMLCALAAVSFQSGGSPAAAPIAVAVADFDYFDTSGEVADQSAEHRARVASFAALLRDHLAAQGNYRVVPIECPDQPCTATSMSQDVFIAASRKAGARLVIYGGIRKMRTLVQWGEVQLLDLEAEKLLMQRTVTFRGDNDAAYRHAADFVSDQLKETMPKP, from the coding sequence ATGATGCACACAGCAACCCCGTGGCGCGCGTCAAGCCTGCGCAGCCGCGCAAGTGCCGCGCTGACCATGCTGTGCGCGCTAGCCGCAGTGTCGTTTCAATCGGGCGGATCGCCGGCCGCCGCGCCGATCGCGGTGGCGGTGGCGGATTTCGATTATTTCGACACCTCAGGAGAGGTCGCGGACCAGAGCGCGGAGCATCGCGCGCGCGTGGCGTCGTTTGCCGCGTTGCTGCGCGATCATCTGGCGGCCCAGGGCAATTATCGCGTGGTGCCGATCGAATGTCCCGATCAGCCCTGCACCGCCACCAGCATGTCGCAGGATGTTTTCATCGCCGCCTCGCGGAAGGCCGGCGCGCGCCTCGTGATCTATGGCGGCATCCGCAAGATGCGCACGCTGGTGCAATGGGGCGAAGTCCAGTTGCTCGATCTCGAAGCCGAGAAATTGTTGATGCAGCGGACCGTGACGTTCCGCGGCGACAACGATGCCGCCTATCGGCACGCCGCCGATTTCGTCAGCGATCAACTGAAGGAAACGATGCCGAAGCCGTGA
- a CDS encoding xanthine dehydrogenase family protein molybdopterin-binding subunit has translation MNLVTNNKWIGQRTIRPDGMDKVTGRAQFAADTTMPGMIWGKVLRSPHPHARIRSIDTSKAEKLPGVKAVVTSRDIVDFPIANGAVMLGIQDMRWMCRNVMARDKALFPGHPIAAVAATTEAIADEACKLIEVDYEVLPWSIEIDDAILPDAPILHEFSKFDGKPSNIAGRLEHKKGDIAEGFKKADVVIERTFTTRPVHQGYIEPHACLISVAPDGKTTIWSSSQGQFMVRAMTAYLTGIPQSDIRAIPAEIGGGFGGKTIVYLEPLATLLAKKSGRPVKMVMTREEVMRATGPTSGSKSTVKIGATKDGKIVAAHGTFYLQAGAFPGSPIRGAAGCSFTPYDIPNLLSEGFDVCSNRSKVAAYRAPGAPIGAYAVECVLDEVAEALKMDPLDFRLKNAAKEGTKAAHGPVFPRIGYIETVEAAKNSDHYKAPLGKLQGRGVASGFWFNAGGESSAQVNITEDGNVVVTTGHPDIGGSRAGIANICAELLGIDYRRVSVIIGDTQTVGFSNLTGGSRVLFASSMVVTQSTEKIIQTLRERAAKIWEIDPEAVKWEQGAAHPVSPNAGQFEPLTLEQLAEKAPAMGGPIGAGVQLNTTGADGGFGTHVCDVEVDVDLGIARVIRYTAVQDVGRAIHPGYVEGQLQGGVAQGIGWALNEEYIYTREGKVDNPGFLDYRMPVCSDLPMIDCLMVEVPNPKHPQGVKGVGEVPLVPVMAAVANAIYNALGKRFYALPMSPPKVLEVLEAPTQQAAE, from the coding sequence ATGAACCTCGTCACCAACAACAAGTGGATCGGCCAGCGCACCATCCGTCCCGACGGCATGGACAAGGTGACCGGCCGCGCCCAGTTCGCCGCCGACACCACCATGCCCGGCATGATCTGGGGCAAGGTTTTGCGCAGCCCGCATCCGCATGCGCGCATCAGATCGATCGACACCTCGAAGGCGGAGAAGCTGCCGGGCGTAAAGGCCGTCGTCACTTCGCGCGACATCGTCGATTTCCCGATCGCCAACGGCGCTGTCATGCTCGGCATCCAGGACATGCGCTGGATGTGCCGCAACGTGATGGCGCGCGACAAGGCGCTGTTTCCTGGACACCCCATCGCCGCCGTGGCCGCGACTACGGAGGCGATCGCAGACGAAGCCTGCAAGCTGATCGAGGTCGACTACGAGGTGCTTCCGTGGTCGATCGAGATCGACGACGCGATTCTGCCCGACGCGCCCATCCTGCACGAGTTCAGCAAGTTCGACGGCAAGCCTTCGAACATCGCCGGCCGCCTCGAGCACAAGAAGGGCGACATCGCGGAAGGTTTTAAAAAAGCTGACGTCGTCATCGAGCGCACCTTCACCACGCGTCCCGTTCATCAGGGTTATATCGAGCCGCATGCCTGCCTGATCTCGGTGGCGCCCGACGGCAAGACCACGATCTGGAGCTCCAGCCAGGGCCAGTTCATGGTGCGCGCGATGACGGCCTATCTCACCGGCATCCCGCAGAGCGACATCCGCGCCATCCCCGCCGAGATCGGCGGCGGTTTCGGCGGCAAGACCATCGTCTATCTCGAACCGCTCGCGACCTTGCTTGCGAAAAAATCCGGCCGCCCGGTGAAGATGGTGATGACGCGCGAGGAAGTGATGCGCGCCACCGGCCCCACCTCAGGCTCGAAGAGCACGGTGAAGATCGGCGCTACGAAGGACGGCAAGATCGTCGCCGCGCACGGCACCTTCTATCTGCAGGCCGGCGCCTTCCCGGGCTCGCCGATCCGCGGCGCCGCGGGCTGCAGCTTCACGCCCTACGACATCCCGAACCTGCTCTCCGAGGGTTTTGACGTCTGCTCCAACCGCTCGAAGGTCGCGGCCTATCGCGCGCCGGGCGCGCCGATCGGCGCCTATGCCGTGGAATGCGTGCTCGACGAAGTCGCCGAAGCGCTGAAGATGGACCCGCTCGACTTCCGCCTGAAGAACGCCGCGAAGGAAGGAACGAAAGCCGCGCACGGCCCGGTGTTTCCGCGCATCGGCTATATCGAGACGGTGGAAGCCGCGAAGAACTCGGATCACTACAAGGCCCCGCTCGGCAAGCTACAGGGCAGGGGCGTCGCTAGCGGCTTCTGGTTCAACGCCGGCGGCGAATCCTCAGCCCAAGTCAACATCACCGAGGATGGCAACGTCGTCGTCACGACAGGGCATCCGGACATTGGCGGGTCGCGCGCGGGCATCGCCAACATCTGCGCCGAGCTGCTCGGCATCGACTACCGCCGCGTCTCCGTCATCATCGGCGACACGCAGACGGTTGGTTTCTCCAACTTGACCGGCGGCAGCCGCGTGCTGTTCGCCTCGTCGATGGTGGTGACGCAGTCGACCGAAAAGATCATCCAGACGCTGCGCGAGCGCGCCGCAAAGATCTGGGAGATCGATCCCGAAGCGGTGAAGTGGGAGCAGGGCGCGGCGCATCCGGTGAGCCCGAACGCCGGCCAGTTCGAGCCGCTGACGCTGGAACAGCTCGCCGAGAAAGCGCCCGCGATGGGCGGCCCGATCGGGGCCGGCGTGCAGCTCAACACCACGGGCGCCGACGGCGGCTTCGGCACGCATGTCTGCGACGTCGAGGTCGACGTCGATCTCGGCATCGCGCGCGTGATCCGCTACACCGCCGTGCAGGATGTCGGCCGCGCCATTCACCCCGGCTATGTCGAGGGCCAGCTCCAGGGCGGCGTAGCCCAAGGCATCGGCTGGGCGCTAAACGAGGAATACATCTACACCAGGGAAGGCAAGGTCGATAACCCCGGCTTCCTCGACTATCGCATGCCGGTCTGCTCGGACCTGCCGATGATCGACTGCCTCATGGTCGAGGTCCCGAACCCGAAACACCCGCAAGGCGTCAAGGGCGTCGGCGAAGTGCCGCTGGTGCCGGTGATGGCCGCGGTGGCCAACGCGATCTACAACGCGCTCGGCAAACGCTTCTACGCCCTGCCGATGTCGCCGCCAAAGGTGCTGGAAGTGCTGGAAGCGCCAACGCAGCAGGCGGCGGAATAG
- a CDS encoding DUF1993 domain-containing protein — protein MSFHDLTVPAFLQILGSLSGLLTKAEAHCKAKNIQPEVLLNARLYPDMYPLSRQIQTVCDFAGKTCARLTGSEVASTPDTEKSFEELQQRIAKTIDYVKTFKPAQFEGGDMREVTFPIGPSNTMTMKGQQYLVNFAFPNFYFHAATAHGILRHNGVEIGKRDFLGVR, from the coding sequence ATGTCTTTCCACGACTTGACCGTGCCTGCCTTCCTGCAGATTCTCGGCAGCCTTTCCGGCCTGCTCACCAAGGCGGAAGCGCATTGCAAGGCGAAGAACATCCAGCCCGAGGTGCTGCTCAATGCGCGGCTTTACCCGGACATGTATCCGCTGTCACGGCAGATCCAGACGGTTTGCGATTTCGCGGGCAAGACCTGCGCGCGGCTCACCGGCAGCGAGGTGGCGTCCACGCCGGACACGGAAAAGAGTTTTGAGGAGTTGCAGCAGCGGATCGCGAAGACAATCGACTATGTGAAGACGTTCAAGCCGGCGCAGTTCGAGGGTGGCGACATGCGGGAAGTGACCTTCCCCATCGGCCCGAGCAACACCATGACGATGAAGGGCCAGCAATATCTCGTCAACTTCGCCTTCCCGAATTTCTATTTCCACGCCGCCACCGCCCACGGCATTTTGCGCCACAACGGCGTAGAGATCGGCAAGCGTGATTTTCTCGGGGTGAGGTAA
- a CDS encoding HD domain-containing protein encodes MNREELVAAYTAPGRHYHNLAHIEDCLGALARVDGLSAFEREILSQAIWWHDVVYDATRADNEELSARLAEQHVRADIRQEVGRLIRLTKTHDVQPDDRLGAILISIDLSILGAEPARYDAYAAAIRQEFIHVPDRDYRAGRAHVLGRFAARPVIFPDAVFAARYDRQARENLARELASLR; translated from the coding sequence ATGAACCGCGAAGAGTTGGTTGCCGCTTACACCGCGCCGGGCCGCCACTATCACAACCTGGCGCATATCGAAGACTGTCTCGGCGCGCTCGCGCGCGTCGACGGTCTTTCAGCGTTTGAGCGCGAAATTCTGTCCCAGGCAATCTGGTGGCACGATGTCGTCTACGACGCGACGCGGGCGGACAATGAAGAGCTCAGCGCGCGCCTGGCCGAACAGCATGTTCGCGCGGATATTCGCCAGGAAGTAGGCCGCCTCATCCGCCTGACCAAGACACACGACGTCCAGCCCGATGATCGCCTGGGCGCCATTCTGATCTCGATCGACCTCAGCATCCTCGGCGCGGAGCCCGCGCGCTACGACGCTTATGCCGCCGCGATCCGGCAGGAGTTCATCCATGTTCCGGATCGCGACTATCGCGCCGGCCGCGCTCATGTGCTTGGCCGGTTCGCAGCACGGCCGGTCATCTTTCCCGATGCGGTCTTTGCCGCGCGATATGACCGGCAGGCCCGCGAAAACCTCGCGCGCGAACTGGCTTCGTTGCGCTGA
- a CDS encoding RidA family protein, giving the protein MSQIQHFAPPAGIKSPPLSFATRTGDLLFVSGIPGFDDKGALADGFEAQFGFVVANIKRVLDEAGATFRDLVKVNVLLTRASDVATMNVLYASAFGPAPYPARTTCVVQALPDPKMLIEIEAVASLTKA; this is encoded by the coding sequence ATGTCGCAGATACAGCATTTCGCTCCGCCCGCCGGCATCAAGTCCCCGCCGCTCTCGTTCGCGACCCGCACCGGCGACCTGCTGTTCGTCTCGGGCATTCCGGGCTTTGACGACAAGGGCGCGCTGGCTGATGGTTTCGAGGCGCAGTTCGGCTTCGTCGTCGCCAACATCAAGCGCGTGCTCGACGAGGCCGGCGCGACGTTTCGCGATCTCGTCAAGGTCAACGTGCTGCTGACGCGCGCATCCGACGTCGCCACGATGAACGTGCTGTATGCCTCCGCCTTCGGGCCCGCACCCTACCCCGCCCGCACCACCTGCGTGGTGCAGGCGCTGCCCGATCCGAAAATGCTGATCGAGATCGAAGCTGTTGCATCACTGACGAAGGCGTAG
- a CDS encoding (2Fe-2S)-binding protein, with protein MAKVHVTTSINGEPMEFLCEPSDTMLDALRGPLALTGSKEGCASGDCGACSITLDDRLVCSCLMLAVEAQDHEIRTIEGMAQGDKLHPLQQKFLEMAALQCGICTSGMLVASDALLKKNPKPSEEEVRFWLAGNLCRCTGYDKIVRAVMETAQEMQNQEMRAQ; from the coding sequence ATGGCCAAAGTTCACGTCACCACGTCAATCAACGGCGAGCCGATGGAATTTCTGTGCGAGCCATCAGACACCATGCTCGATGCGCTGCGCGGGCCGTTGGCGCTTACGGGCTCCAAGGAAGGCTGCGCCTCCGGCGATTGCGGCGCGTGTTCGATCACGCTCGACGATCGCCTGGTCTGCTCCTGCCTGATGCTTGCCGTCGAAGCGCAAGACCACGAGATCCGCACCATCGAGGGCATGGCGCAGGGCGACAAGCTGCATCCGCTGCAGCAAAAATTCCTCGAAATGGCGGCCCTGCAATGCGGCATCTGCACGTCGGGCATGCTGGTCGCCTCCGACGCGCTGCTCAAGAAGAACCCGAAGCCGAGCGAGGAGGAAGTCCGCTTCTGGCTCGCCGGCAACCTCTGCCGGTGCACCGGCTATGACAAGATCGTCCGCGCGGTAATGGAAACCGCCCAGGAAATGCAAAATCAAGAAATGCGCGCGCAATAG
- a CDS encoding FAD binding domain-containing protein, which translates to MTELRYLAPDTLDEAVGAFAKAGSAARILAGGTDLLVQMRSGMLKPGVIVDIKKIPEMMGIEQTADGGFCVGAAVSGMALAEHKNFGKVWPGVLEAVNLIGSKQVQGRASAGGNLCNGSPAGDSVPAMVAAGAIVTVQGPDGRREMKVEDVPAGPGRTNLKPGEILVSFTLPPRPPGSSDAYLRMIPRTEMDIAVVGVGVSLTIKDGTVTAARVGLGAVAPTVMLVEDAAKALIGSKLDDAALAKAAAACSVACRPIDDKRGTIAYRTKVAGVLLKRTAAIAAKRATGK; encoded by the coding sequence ATGACGGAACTCCGATATCTGGCGCCTGATACGCTTGACGAAGCGGTCGGCGCATTTGCGAAAGCCGGCAGCGCCGCGCGCATCCTGGCCGGCGGCACGGATTTGCTGGTGCAGATGCGATCCGGGATGCTGAAGCCCGGCGTGATCGTCGACATCAAGAAAATCCCCGAGATGATGGGAATCGAGCAGACCGCCGATGGCGGCTTCTGCGTCGGCGCGGCCGTCTCCGGCATGGCGCTCGCGGAACACAAGAATTTCGGCAAGGTCTGGCCCGGCGTGCTCGAGGCCGTCAACCTGATCGGTTCCAAGCAGGTGCAGGGCCGGGCGTCGGCCGGCGGCAATCTCTGCAACGGCTCGCCCGCCGGCGACAGCGTGCCCGCGATGGTCGCAGCCGGCGCCATCGTCACCGTGCAGGGCCCGGACGGCCGCCGTGAGATGAAGGTCGAAGACGTCCCCGCCGGCCCCGGTCGCACCAATCTGAAACCCGGCGAGATCCTGGTCAGCTTCACGTTGCCGCCGCGTCCGCCGGGCTCCAGCGATGCTTATCTGCGCATGATCCCGCGCACCGAAATGGACATCGCCGTGGTCGGCGTCGGCGTCAGCCTCACCATCAAGGACGGTACCGTCACCGCCGCCCGCGTCGGCTTAGGGGCCGTCGCGCCGACCGTGATGCTGGTCGAAGACGCTGCCAAGGCGTTGATCGGCTCAAAGCTCGACGACGCCGCGCTCGCGAAAGCAGCCGCCGCGTGCTCCGTCGCCTGCCGTCCGATCGACGACAAGCGTGGCACCATCGCCTACCGCACAAAAGTGGCCGGCGTGCTGCTCAAGCGCACCGCCGCGATCGCTGCCAAACGCGCTACAGGGAAATAA
- a CDS encoding lytic murein transglycosylase: MPLFRLLVAAAASLSLSSLAIAQPAPAPVRPAAMQPRPPTAGVPGQPVARAPSPRAAACHNGMSFDRFLADLKQQALSEGVSQRALAEAAPYLVYDQSIVNRDRGQRVFGQVFTEFARNRASDGAAKNAQARIRMHAAAFARAEKEYGVPSAVIAAFWGLESSFGAELGKLHTLPSLVSLAYDCRRSEMFQKETIAALKIIDRGDLKPSEMIGSWAGELGQAQFLPTHYFNYAVDYDGDGHRDMLRSAPDVIGSTANYIANGLKWRRGEPWLQEVRAPANFPWDQADLTIKLSRAKFAQLGVTYPDGRALPNDDMPASLLLPMGRTGPAFLAYANFAAYTEWNNSLIYSTTAGYLATRIAGAAPMRQPSAPVAQLPFNELKELQLLLVRAGFNVGKVDGVMGQLSRTAVKAMQVKYALPADSWPTAELLARMRGPGVQAQPAGLVMPAAR; this comes from the coding sequence ATGCCGCTTTTCAGACTCCTCGTTGCTGCCGCGGCGTCCCTGTCCCTTTCATCCCTCGCCATCGCCCAACCCGCCCCCGCACCGGTCCGGCCTGCGGCGATGCAACCAAGACCGCCGACCGCAGGCGTTCCCGGCCAGCCGGTTGCGAGGGCCCCCTCGCCCCGCGCGGCGGCCTGTCACAATGGCATGTCGTTCGACCGCTTCCTCGCTGATCTCAAGCAGCAGGCGCTTAGCGAGGGCGTCTCGCAGCGCGCGCTTGCAGAGGCCGCACCCTACCTCGTCTACGACCAAAGCATCGTCAACCGCGACCGCGGCCAGCGCGTATTCGGCCAGGTGTTCACCGAATTCGCTCGAAACAGGGCATCCGATGGCGCGGCAAAGAATGCGCAGGCGAGAATCCGGATGCATGCGGCGGCGTTCGCGCGCGCGGAGAAGGAATATGGCGTGCCATCAGCGGTGATCGCCGCGTTCTGGGGGCTGGAGAGCAGTTTTGGCGCCGAGCTAGGCAAGCTGCATACGCTGCCGTCGCTGGTGTCGCTGGCCTATGACTGCCGCCGCTCGGAGATGTTCCAGAAGGAAACCATCGCCGCCTTGAAGATCATCGACCGCGGCGATCTCAAGCCAAGCGAGATGATCGGCTCATGGGCCGGCGAACTCGGCCAGGCGCAGTTCCTGCCGACGCATTACTTCAACTATGCGGTGGACTATGACGGCGACGGCCACCGCGACATGCTGCGCAGCGCACCCGACGTGATCGGCTCGACCGCGAACTACATCGCCAACGGATTGAAATGGCGGCGCGGCGAGCCGTGGCTGCAGGAAGTGCGCGCGCCGGCGAATTTCCCGTGGGACCAGGCCGACCTCACGATCAAACTGTCGCGCGCAAAATTCGCACAGCTCGGCGTCACCTATCCGGACGGCCGCGCGCTTCCGAACGACGACATGCCGGCCTCGCTGCTGCTGCCGATGGGCCGCACCGGACCTGCGTTTCTGGCGTACGCGAATTTCGCCGCTTACACCGAGTGGAACAACTCGCTGATCTATTCGACCACCGCGGGCTATCTCGCCACCCGCATCGCCGGCGCAGCGCCGATGCGGCAGCCATCGGCACCGGTGGCGCAACTGCCGTTCAACGAGCTGAAAGAGCTGCAGCTTCTATTAGTGCGCGCGGGCTTCAATGTCGGCAAGGTCGACGGCGTGATGGGGCAATTGAGCCGCACGGCGGTAAAGGCGATGCAGGTCAAGTATGCCCTGCCAGCGGATTCCTGGCCGACGGCGGAGCTGTTGGCACGGATGCGCGGGCCCGGCGTCCAGGCGCAGCCCGCTGGTCTGGTGATGCCGGCGGCGCGATGA